Proteins encoded together in one Synechococcus sp. A15-62 window:
- a CDS encoding DUF3303 domain-containing protein, whose product MQLYNVTWQFPEIEGQKAAYAKLIEYMASGAEGDHIDGFELISRTHCPQTGSGVVICKAESSMVLFKHFAPWRAMFGVEFDMQPAFTDEEACACHKELFEMMGA is encoded by the coding sequence ATGCAGCTCTACAACGTCACTTGGCAGTTCCCCGAGATCGAAGGGCAAAAGGCTGCTTACGCCAAGTTGATTGAGTACATGGCTAGCGGCGCTGAAGGTGATCACATTGACGGCTTCGAGTTGATCAGTCGCACGCACTGCCCTCAAACAGGCAGTGGCGTAGTGATCTGCAAAGCGGAAAGCAGCATGGTTCTGTTCAAGCACTTCGCTCCCTGGCGCGCGATGTTCGGCGTTGAATTCGATATGCAGCCTGCTTTCACCGATGAGGAAGCCTGTGCATGCCACAAGGAGTTGTTCGAGATGATGGGTGCCTGA
- the trmFO gene encoding FADH(2)-oxidizing methylenetetrahydrofolate--tRNA-(uracil(54)-C(5))-methyltransferase TrmFO, producing the protein MSQSRHVTVLGAGLAGTEAAWQIARAGVAVTLVEMRPIRRSPAHHSSDFAELVCSNSFGALSSDRAAGLLQEELRRLGSLVIGTADTHAVPAGGALAVDRGRYSAALTEALDQHPLVTIERREQQTLPPVEAITVLATGPLTSEPLAEDLRQFTGRADCHFFDAASPIVHGDSIDLSVAFRASRYDKGDADYINCPMDKEQYLAFRQALLEAEQAELKDFDKNDATFFEGCLPIEELARRGEDTMRYGPLKPIGLWDPRWGDVNDRDVRRAKRAYAVVQLRQEDKDGRLWNLVGFQTNLKWGEQKRVLQMIPGLGQAEFVRFGVMHRNTFLESPQLLQPTLQFRQRPNLLAAGQITGTEGYAAAVAGGWLAGTNAGRLALGLEPIDLPATCMSGALTHFVSEAPTAKFQPMPPNFGLLPELPERIRDKRARYGAYRDRALQDLEPMRALQPQTVTP; encoded by the coding sequence TTGTCTCAATCTCGCCATGTCACCGTTCTTGGTGCCGGTCTCGCCGGCACTGAGGCGGCATGGCAGATCGCCCGAGCAGGGGTTGCGGTCACCCTGGTGGAGATGCGTCCGATCCGGCGCTCCCCTGCGCACCACAGCAGCGATTTCGCTGAACTGGTGTGCAGCAACAGCTTTGGCGCTCTGAGCAGCGACCGCGCCGCGGGCTTGCTGCAGGAGGAACTGCGCAGGCTTGGCTCGTTGGTGATCGGCACGGCTGACACCCACGCTGTGCCGGCCGGCGGAGCCTTGGCCGTGGATCGCGGTCGTTACAGCGCTGCCCTTACTGAGGCTCTTGACCAGCATCCCCTGGTCACGATTGAACGGCGCGAGCAGCAAACTTTGCCGCCGGTGGAGGCGATTACCGTTTTGGCGACGGGGCCACTTACGAGTGAACCGCTGGCGGAAGATCTGCGCCAGTTCACCGGCCGCGCCGACTGCCACTTCTTTGATGCGGCCAGCCCGATCGTGCATGGGGACAGCATCGATCTGTCGGTGGCCTTCCGCGCCAGCCGCTACGACAAGGGCGATGCGGATTACATCAACTGTCCGATGGACAAGGAGCAGTACCTGGCCTTTCGCCAGGCCCTGCTGGAAGCCGAGCAGGCGGAACTCAAAGACTTCGACAAGAACGACGCCACCTTCTTTGAGGGGTGCCTGCCGATAGAGGAGTTGGCGCGTCGTGGTGAAGACACCATGCGTTATGGCCCCCTAAAGCCGATCGGGCTCTGGGATCCCCGTTGGGGCGATGTAAACGATCGCGATGTACGCCGGGCCAAGCGCGCCTATGCGGTGGTGCAGCTACGGCAGGAAGACAAGGACGGGCGCCTCTGGAATCTGGTGGGCTTCCAGACGAACCTCAAATGGGGAGAGCAGAAGCGAGTTCTGCAGATGATTCCCGGGCTGGGCCAGGCTGAATTCGTGCGCTTCGGGGTGATGCACCGCAACACCTTCCTGGAGTCGCCGCAGCTGCTGCAGCCCACCTTGCAGTTCCGCCAGCGCCCCAACCTCCTGGCGGCCGGCCAGATCACAGGCACCGAGGGCTATGCCGCCGCCGTGGCCGGTGGCTGGTTGGCCGGCACCAATGCGGGCCGGCTGGCCCTGGGCCTGGAGCCCATTGATCTGCCGGCCACCTGCATGAGTGGAGCCCTCACCCATTTCGTCAGCGAGGCACCAACGGCCAAGTTCCAGCCGATGCCCCCCAATTTCGGTTTGTTGCCGGAGCTGCCGGAACGCATTCGCGACAAGCGAGCGCGCTATGGCGCCTACCGCGATCGTGCCCTGCAGGATCTGGAACCGATGCGGGCCCTCCAACCCCAGACCGTGACGCCATGA
- a CDS encoding DUF3764 family protein yields the protein MTETTVLDFKLSNTFEEYRAHMNAPEQQAMFAEMGVKTFFIGVCKDDPQRATVMFQGPEDVLYNIFTNPETKPIVEASGHVYEGTMITRWLA from the coding sequence ATGACCGAGACAACTGTTTTGGACTTCAAGCTCAGCAACACGTTTGAGGAATATCGCGCACATATGAATGCTCCTGAGCAGCAAGCGATGTTTGCCGAGATGGGAGTCAAGACCTTCTTTATCGGTGTCTGCAAGGACGACCCCCAAAGAGCGACAGTGATGTTTCAAGGACCCGAGGACGTCCTCTACAACATCTTCACGAACCCAGAGACCAAGCCAATTGTTGAAGCTTCTGGGCATGTCTATGAAGGCACCATGATCACCCGTTGGCTTGCGTGA
- a CDS encoding zinc ribbon domain-containing protein, protein MAFPDSFPKTYTCPKCGSQTYEMGQIRVSGGFWSSFFDVGNKRYNAVSCTECGYTEFYKKTVSGIQQVFDFLGS, encoded by the coding sequence ATGGCCTTTCCTGATTCATTCCCGAAGACTTACACCTGCCCTAAATGCGGAAGCCAAACCTATGAAATGGGGCAGATTCGTGTCTCTGGTGGTTTCTGGAGCAGCTTCTTTGATGTAGGCAACAAGCGGTACAACGCTGTTTCGTGCACGGAGTGCGGCTACACAGAGTTCTATAAAAAGACTGTCTCTGGCATCCAGCAGGTGTTCGACTTTCTTGGATCTTGA
- a CDS encoding cation transporter: MTIPAEARRIEQRSLRFGVGANAVMALAGFSAHVLTGSSALLLDGLYSAVLVGSSLIASRISCNVVRPPDRAWPYGYEGQEALYVLFRSLVLLGVIGFGVGSSCSTLIDWWRRNSIAPLHLEPVALYTALMTALCGLLAWRHRRDWRRTGRVSLLLLTEARNALIDAVITLATGLALLASPLLLATSLSVLAPITDALLVLAVSLALLREPLAALRDAMAQAAGCAADPDVLQRTRMVLMQELVGLQLQMMDFTVQQLGRTAFVVVYINPLQPQESRVIDGLRHHIDARCSAELGRPVRSEVILTVMPPIHRQDPRPQTAP, from the coding sequence ATGACAATCCCTGCGGAGGCTCGCCGGATCGAACAGCGCTCCCTGCGCTTCGGTGTTGGAGCCAACGCAGTGATGGCCCTGGCTGGCTTTTCCGCCCATGTGCTCACCGGATCCTCGGCCCTGCTGCTGGACGGCCTTTATTCCGCCGTGTTGGTGGGGTCGTCCTTGATTGCCAGTCGCATCAGCTGCAACGTGGTGCGGCCGCCGGATCGAGCCTGGCCCTACGGCTACGAAGGCCAGGAAGCCCTCTATGTGCTGTTTCGCTCCCTGGTGCTGCTCGGGGTGATCGGCTTTGGCGTCGGCAGCTCCTGCTCCACCTTGATCGATTGGTGGCGGAGGAACAGCATTGCGCCGCTGCATCTGGAGCCGGTGGCGCTCTACACCGCTTTGATGACGGCGCTTTGTGGACTGCTGGCCTGGCGGCACCGCCGGGATTGGCGCCGTACGGGTCGGGTTTCGCTGCTGCTGCTCACAGAGGCCCGCAATGCTCTGATCGATGCGGTGATCACCCTGGCCACGGGTCTGGCCTTGCTGGCGTCGCCGCTGCTCTTGGCAACGTCGTTGTCTGTCCTTGCGCCGATCACCGATGCCCTGCTGGTGCTGGCGGTGAGCCTGGCCTTGCTGCGCGAACCGCTGGCGGCGCTGCGGGATGCCATGGCCCAGGCCGCGGGCTGTGCTGCTGACCCGGATGTGCTCCAGCGCACCCGCATGGTGTTGATGCAGGAGCTGGTGGGGCTTCAGCTGCAGATGATGGATTTCACGGTGCAGCAGCTCGGCCGCACGGCCTTTGTCGTGGTTTATATCAATCCGCTGCAGCCCCAGGAAAGTCGGGTGATTGATGGGTTGCGCCATCACATCGATGCCCGCTGCAGTGCCGAACTCGGACGTCCGGTGCGCTCTGAGGTGATCCTCACGGTGATGCCGCCGATTCACCGCCAGGATCCAAGGCCGCAGACGGCCCCTTAG
- a CDS encoding gamma carbonic anhydrase family protein: MAMTGSKPWHDPQIDAAAWVAESAVVIGDVQMAAGSSLWPTAVARGDLEQISIGAGSNVQDGAVLHGDPGQPVRLGADVTVGHRAVIHGATLEDGCLVGIGAIVLNGVTVGAGALVAAGSVVTKDVPPGTLVMGAPAAVKRELSPEAIDEQRCHARRYAQLAASHAQIRP; the protein is encoded by the coding sequence ATGGCCATGACTGGCTCCAAGCCCTGGCACGATCCTCAGATCGATGCCGCCGCCTGGGTTGCTGAATCCGCCGTCGTGATTGGTGATGTGCAGATGGCAGCGGGCAGCAGCCTCTGGCCCACAGCGGTTGCGCGCGGCGATCTCGAGCAGATCAGCATCGGAGCAGGCAGCAATGTTCAAGACGGTGCCGTGCTCCATGGCGATCCGGGGCAGCCGGTTCGCCTCGGTGCTGATGTCACCGTGGGGCACAGGGCTGTCATCCACGGCGCCACGCTCGAGGATGGATGCCTGGTGGGAATTGGTGCCATCGTTCTCAATGGCGTCACCGTCGGTGCAGGCGCCCTGGTGGCTGCTGGTTCTGTTGTCACCAAGGATGTGCCTCCCGGAACCCTGGTGATGGGCGCGCCAGCGGCGGTGAAGCGGGAGTTATCGCCTGAGGCGATTGATGAACAGCGCTGCCATGCCCGGCGCTACGCGCAATTGGCGGCATCCCATGCCCAGATCAGGCCGTGA
- a CDS encoding NAD(P)-binding protein has protein sequence MAEVDLAVIGAGLAGCSLIGRLQQLGSNLNIALIEAGRGPGGRTATRRRREQSGWLLNHGAPGFGLSESMSEEMEALLAPLRSAGVLQRDERAVLSLNAQADLSPANSPDAFPEGGWWHGVPSMASICEALLDAAGSAQLSCKFETRVRWLERRRDHWLLENENRTWSLRSKRLVLSGTLLAHPRSLKMLAWNDVPLRTAVAEGMDDDLDKALSLLQHSQAEVRWNLMVDLGVLALNSEQLPAQIWLDDNAKTRWKVERLVLQPQSDGRWGLVVHGLDSGEAITPESQRRLMALEQRRLVELLPELMQALPVVSAAINQATPLGVMRWGASRPLNNPLPQELQWCPTSAVGFCGDWIEGPGFGRAEGAISSGVNLAERLHVDR, from the coding sequence GTGGCTGAGGTTGATCTCGCCGTTATCGGTGCAGGACTGGCTGGCTGCAGCCTGATTGGCCGGCTCCAGCAGCTGGGATCGAATCTCAACATCGCTTTGATTGAGGCTGGCCGGGGGCCAGGTGGGCGCACGGCCACGCGCAGGAGACGGGAGCAGAGCGGCTGGCTGCTCAACCATGGAGCACCGGGCTTTGGCCTGAGTGAATCCATGTCGGAGGAAATGGAAGCTCTGCTTGCACCGTTGCGCTCGGCGGGTGTTCTTCAGCGTGACGAGCGAGCTGTGCTTTCTCTCAACGCTCAGGCGGATTTGTCTCCGGCCAACAGCCCCGACGCCTTTCCGGAAGGGGGCTGGTGGCATGGTGTTCCCAGCATGGCCAGCATCTGCGAGGCGCTGCTCGATGCAGCTGGTTCCGCGCAACTGAGCTGCAAGTTCGAAACCCGTGTGCGCTGGCTGGAGCGCCGCCGGGATCACTGGCTGCTGGAGAACGAGAATCGAACCTGGAGCCTCAGGTCCAAGCGCCTTGTGCTCAGTGGGACACTGCTTGCCCATCCCCGTTCCCTGAAGATGTTGGCCTGGAACGACGTCCCTCTGCGCACAGCCGTTGCAGAAGGCATGGATGACGACCTCGACAAGGCACTGAGCCTGCTGCAACACAGCCAAGCCGAGGTGCGCTGGAACCTGATGGTGGATCTGGGTGTACTCGCGCTCAACAGTGAACAGCTGCCGGCTCAGATCTGGTTGGACGACAACGCCAAGACACGCTGGAAGGTGGAACGCCTCGTGCTGCAGCCACAAAGCGATGGTCGCTGGGGGCTTGTGGTGCATGGCTTGGATTCCGGGGAAGCAATCACGCCCGAAAGCCAGAGGCGCCTGATGGCTCTAGAGCAACGGCGCCTGGTGGAGCTGTTGCCCGAACTGATGCAAGCCCTGCCGGTTGTTTCGGCTGCAATAAACCAGGCGACACCGCTGGGTGTGATGCGCTGGGGAGCCTCACGGCCCCTCAACAATCCCTTGCCACAAGAGCTGCAATGGTGCCCCACCAGCGCCGTGGGATTCTGCGGCGACTGGATCGAAGGGCCTGGCTTCGGGAGAGCAGAGGGAGCGATCAGCAGCGGCGTCAACCTGGCTGAACGTCTGCACGTCGACCGCTAA
- a CDS encoding photosystem II protein Y, with product MDARLFLVVAPILAAVSWAAFNIGRAAVGQLQLMLKRSRA from the coding sequence ATCGATGCCCGCCTGTTCCTGGTGGTTGCCCCGATCCTGGCCGCCGTCAGCTGGGCTGCTTTCAACATCGGCCGTGCGGCTGTGGGTCAGCTGCAGCTGATGCTCAAGCGCAGCCGCGCCTGA
- a CDS encoding site-specific integrase encodes MGVHKSGAAWEVALRGKVQKLNPRLRILKAKSGKTQVRFTFAPGDVASATLKIDWDLLSDSSIWETVQRLDSLMKDGMPLKTAAAAAQAGATGSGTEACGTDWLSGSRAFEKQLEAGGVSTTTWNQQYRAPIRTVVEIMTSEHPALSSDELMGRVLAEHEWERNTPRAFTASNAINRFSDFMAREQGAGPSFNRLSPAGLEKHRGKRREAQGNKSSTLEDTEILWFLEKHQDNPYMESLRVMAVYGLRPEELRHLSVKTQGGESFLWCSYEKKSSRGDATKPRRVEPCQLRDAEGDVVDWKLLARLKSGDLELPHFPSAGSVSDRINTMLRGSAAWLALLAAKQKEDPNANLTAYCFRHSYSLRAHHRGIGVEDAAASMGHSPITHVKAYPWCSQRKVTSAFARANG; translated from the coding sequence ATGGGCGTCCACAAATCAGGCGCAGCCTGGGAGGTTGCATTACGAGGAAAGGTTCAAAAGCTGAACCCACGACTGCGGATCCTGAAGGCCAAGTCAGGAAAGACACAGGTCCGATTCACCTTTGCCCCTGGTGACGTAGCCAGTGCAACTCTCAAAATCGACTGGGATCTCCTCTCTGATTCGTCGATCTGGGAAACCGTTCAGCGGCTGGACAGCCTCATGAAGGACGGGATGCCTCTAAAGACAGCAGCAGCGGCAGCGCAGGCAGGAGCCACCGGCAGCGGTACTGAGGCCTGCGGAACGGATTGGCTTTCAGGCTCCCGTGCTTTCGAAAAGCAGCTGGAAGCAGGTGGCGTTTCAACCACCACTTGGAATCAGCAATACCGGGCACCGATCAGAACAGTGGTCGAAATCATGACCAGTGAGCACCCAGCACTGAGCAGCGATGAGCTGATGGGCCGGGTTCTGGCTGAGCACGAATGGGAACGCAATACCCCACGAGCATTCACAGCCTCGAATGCCATCAACCGGTTCTCTGACTTCATGGCGAGAGAACAGGGGGCAGGGCCGTCATTCAATCGACTCTCACCTGCTGGTCTCGAGAAGCACCGAGGCAAGAGAAGAGAAGCTCAGGGGAACAAGTCATCAACCCTGGAAGACACAGAGATCCTTTGGTTCCTGGAGAAGCACCAAGACAACCCATACATGGAGAGCCTGCGGGTGATGGCTGTCTACGGGCTACGGCCTGAAGAACTTCGTCACCTCTCTGTCAAAACCCAGGGTGGTGAATCCTTCCTGTGGTGCAGCTACGAAAAGAAGTCAAGCCGGGGTGATGCCACCAAGCCACGCCGGGTGGAGCCATGCCAGCTGAGGGACGCTGAAGGGGATGTGGTCGATTGGAAGCTCCTAGCCCGATTGAAGTCAGGTGATCTGGAGCTACCGCACTTCCCGTCTGCCGGCTCAGTGTCTGACCGGATCAACACCATGCTCCGTGGATCAGCTGCATGGCTGGCTCTCCTAGCGGCGAAGCAGAAGGAAGACCCCAACGCAAACCTCACTGCCTACTGCTTCCGCCACAGCTATTCACTCCGAGCCCACCACCGTGGAATTGGTGTGGAGGATGCCGCTGCATCGATGGGTCACAGCCCGATCACGCATGTGAAGGCCTACCCGTGGTGCAGCCAGCGAAAAGTCACCAGCGCCTTTGCTAGGGCTAATGGATAA